In a single window of the Rhabdothermincola sediminis genome:
- a CDS encoding GTP-binding protein: MAREKFERTKPHANVGTMGHIDHGKTTLTAAITKVLSEAHP, from the coding sequence ATGGCACGAGAGAAGTTCGAGCGGACGAAGCCGCATGCGAACGTGGGCACGATGGGTCATATTGATCATGGGAAGACGACGTTGACGGCGGCGATCACGAAGGTGTTGTCGGAGGCGCATCCGGA